TGTAACTTTTCGAAGTCAGGAACAATGATTGCCCCTAGGTTTTTCTGGTCTTGGCCTATGATCATACACTGGCTGATATAAACGGACTCTTGGAGTTTATTCTCGATAGGAACAGGCTCCACGTTTTCTCCGCCTAATAGAACCACGGTGTCTTTCGCTCTTCCGGTAAGCGTTAGGGTATGTTTGAAGTTGATCATCCCCATATCACCTGTGTTCATCCACCCGTCTACAAGAGCCTTAGAAGTAGCTTCTTCATTTTTGAAGTAACCTTTCATGACCTGAGGTCCGTTTACGAATACAACACCTTTGCGACCAAGTTTACCTTTGATCACTTTTCCGTTTGCGTCGATCTCAGTCAGAACTTCGTTATTATCATTTCTGATCTGAAGATGAGTTTTAGGAACGATAGAACCTACAGAACCTATGATCAACTTTTGGAAAGTTCTAACGGAAAGTACAGGAGAAGTTTCAGTCATACCGTAACCTTCCAATACATTGATCCCGATATTATTAAAGAACTCATCTACGTGACGAGGAAGTGCTCCTCCTCCGGAGATAGAAGCTTTCAATCTTCCACCGGTAGCAGTTCTGATCTTGGAAAGAACAATTTTGTCCAAGGTTGCACTATTCAAGAATACTCCAAGCCCTGCCAGAATATATAGAGGCAGACTCAAGAAAGAAAACTCAGTAGTAGCAAGTAGATATGCTGCAATGGAAGAAGCCACGGTCAAAGTGAAAGGTCCTGTTAATACTAACTGGACCAACATTAAGATCCCGTAAAATAGGGAAACGATCGGATTTCTTCCGTGATAATCCACTTCTTTGCCTGTAAGAAAACGAACTGCAGCGTTTTTCTTGTCTGAGAAGAAATAAGCCAATTTAAATAAACCGCGGCGAAGCGCAGGAGTTTGGCTCGGATCATTAATTCTTGTATAAATACCGTTATAGATATTTTCCCAAAGGCGAGGAGCAGAACCCATAAATGTAGGTTTCACAGTTGCCAAGTCTTGGCGAAGATCCCTAACATTAGTATAATATGTAGCAGCTCCGATGCTGATACAAACATATTCCACTACCCTTTCGAATACGTGCCAAACAGGAAGAATAGAAAGTAGTTTAGCCTCCGCACTGATCTTTAACATAGGGGTTACGTTCAATACTTGGTGCATCATATTAGAATGTCTTAATTGAACACCTTTGGGAAGACCGGTTGTTCCGGAAGTATAGATCAAAGTAAAAAGATCCTCAGGTTTGATAGCTGCAACTCTATCTTCTACCTTACGAGATCCTGAAGCTCTAAGACTTTTTCCTTTTTCGATCAGGTCATACATTTTCAGAACGCCTGGAGCCTCGGATTCTTTATCCATTACGATAATAGTTTTAACTTTTCCGAGCTGGGATTTGTTTCTGTTGAATTTCTCCAACATTTTATCATTTTCAATAAAGACTACTTCGGACTCGGAGTGGCTAACGATATATACGATCTCTGAGTCGGTGATATCAGTTCCTCTTGGAACGTCGGCCGCACCGGTCATGATAATACCATAATCTGCGATGATCCATTCTACGCGGTTATCAGCGAGTAACGCGACATGATCTCTGGATTGAATACCAAGTTCGATCAAAGCCTCGGCAAGATTCACACCTGCTTCGTATAACTCCGAATAGTTGATCGGCAAATAATTCTTTTGCGCGTCTTTGTATAAGAAAGCAGGTTTATTTTTAAATTTTTCTGCAGACTCACGAAATAATTGGGCGAGATTCTCAGCCATGTATGGAAATTCTCCTGAAATGAAATGGAATGATGGATGTGTCCGGCAGCACCTACCGGGAATCTGATTCCAGATTCAAACTAAATGCTTAAAGATAAATCCTTTTTTTAAAAACCAGTCTGAGTTTGGTTTTTTATTGCACGATCGTTATGGATAAAGCTCAATTCTATGGAGATTCGAGCCAGTTTTTTAGTCTTCCGGTCAATATTGGTAGATCTTTCTCTGAAATTCCATATTGGGAATGAAGTTTCTTTCCGGATTTGCTAAATACGAATAAAGCGGGTTGTCCCTCTATCTTAAGAGGAGTTACAAGTTCCCATTTCGGGTCTAAAAGGCTTGGGTATAACATTCCAAATTCAGAAGCTGCTTTTCTGATCTCTTCTAAACTTAGATCGTCTTCCGTATTCACTCCTAACACGATAGCAGGAGAATCTTTCAATTTACCTCTTAATTTTTCAACCACAGGGACCGCTTTTTTGCAAGGTTCACACCAACTTGCCCAGAAATCCAAGACGACTAATTTTCCCTTGTCCTCTGAAAATTTATGAGAATTCCCGTCCCAATCTTGGAGGGTTACCTGATAGAGCAAAGGTTGCTCATCCGATCTGCAATCGTTTAAGAATAAAATGGAAAAAAGAAGAAGTAAAACTGGCCAGGCTTTTCTAAAAACCATACTTCCAGATTACAAATAAGAATCAAAGCTACAAGTCATTTACGTCCAATTCTACCTTGCTTTAAAGAGTGCGGATCAAAAACTTGTATAGAGTTTTCAGCCTTGGAAGAAACTAGGATCTATAATTACTATTTCCAATTTTCAGAATTCCAATCTTATTTGGAAGGAAGAAGGTTCCAAGGAGAAGGGATCCAGTTTGATTCCGGATCCCCTCAAGGAAGTAACAAACCCCCGTCTCTCTTAGCATTTCTAGAGCCTAAAAAAGGATTTATACTACAATTAAGATCCGGTAAAAATTTGGAAAGGATCTGCAATGACTGGACGGACAGTTCCTGGGAAAGAAAAGAAGATCTATTCGTTTGGAACGTAAATCCTACAGAGCAAATTTATTTCCAAGCCTTGGATAGAAATCGGATCCATATTCACTGGAAAGCTTCTACTGATATTATTTTTTCGGGAACGATAGAAGTAAGGGCTAAATCTATTTTCCAAAAGATTTTAGGACCTTTTGGAAGAAACTAGATCCCTAAAAATTTTTTTAACTAGAGCGGCAGACTTCTTTCTTTCAAATCTTTTCAGATCTGCTTTCGGAAATTTAAATTTTTTCTTTTGAAAGTCTAAAAGGGCTTTTTTCCAGTCTTCCACCGATTCCGAAGAAATATATATACAGGATTTTTTTCCTATTTCTCTAAATACTTCTAGATCGGAAACGATACAAGGAATAGAATAAGCAAGCGCCTCTAAAAGTGGGATCCCAAACCCTTCATAAACGGATGGGAATATAAAAAGACTCGCTTGAGAGTATAAATATTTTAGCTCTTCTTCATTTACAAAATCGAACCAGTAAAGCTCTCCAGATCCGGAAAATTCTTTGAACTTTTCTAGAAACTCTGGAGATTCCCAACCTTCTTTTCCGGCATGGACCCAAACCAGGTCAGATCTTTCCTTTCTGGCTTCTTGGTAAGCTTTTAAGAGTGTTCCGAAATTTTTACGAGGTTCTAACGTAGAAACC
Above is a window of Leptospira selangorensis DNA encoding:
- a CDS encoding AMP-dependent synthetase/ligase, producing the protein MAENLAQLFRESAEKFKNKPAFLYKDAQKNYLPINYSELYEAGVNLAEALIELGIQSRDHVALLADNRVEWIIADYGIIMTGAADVPRGTDITDSEIVYIVSHSESEVVFIENDKMLEKFNRNKSQLGKVKTIIVMDKESEAPGVLKMYDLIEKGKSLRASGSRKVEDRVAAIKPEDLFTLIYTSGTTGLPKGVQLRHSNMMHQVLNVTPMLKISAEAKLLSILPVWHVFERVVEYVCISIGAATYYTNVRDLRQDLATVKPTFMGSAPRLWENIYNGIYTRINDPSQTPALRRGLFKLAYFFSDKKNAAVRFLTGKEVDYHGRNPIVSLFYGILMLVQLVLTGPFTLTVASSIAAYLLATTEFSFLSLPLYILAGLGVFLNSATLDKIVLSKIRTATGGRLKASISGGGALPRHVDEFFNNIGINVLEGYGMTETSPVLSVRTFQKLIIGSVGSIVPKTHLQIRNDNNEVLTEIDANGKVIKGKLGRKGVVFVNGPQVMKGYFKNEEATSKALVDGWMNTGDMGMINFKHTLTLTGRAKDTVVLLGGENVEPVPIENKLQESVYISQCMIIGQDQKNLGAIIVPDFEKLQEWAKENGVDISNKDALNENAKVVDLFRKEIKALNNAKNGFKSFEQVTPFFIVSKPFEVGDELNNMLKMKRHVIAEKYADRIKKVYTDK
- a CDS encoding TlpA family protein disulfide reductase, giving the protein MVFRKAWPVLLLLFSILFLNDCRSDEQPLLYQVTLQDWDGNSHKFSEDKGKLVVLDFWASWCEPCKKAVPVVEKLRGKLKDSPAIVLGVNTEDDLSLEEIRKAASEFGMLYPSLLDPKWELVTPLKIEGQPALFVFSKSGKKLHSQYGISEKDLPILTGRLKNWLESP